The Halomonas sp. THAF5a genome segment AGCGCATTCCCGCCGGGGCCGGCGTGCAACGCCTGGCCGAGGGCGGCTGCGCGCGCATTTTCACCGGCGCCTCGGTGCCGCTGGGGGCCGACGCCGTGGTGCCCCAGGAGCGCGTCTGGGTCGGAGACGACGGCCGGGTGCGTTTCCCAGCCGAGATCGCTGCCGGCGCCAATATCCGTCGCCGCGGCGAGGAGAGCCGCGCGGGCGATAACCTGCTGGCGGCGGGCACGCGGCTCACCGCTGCGGCCATCGCCCTGCTGGCCGGCCAGGGCATCGCCAGCGTCACGGTGCACCGGCGCCTGCGGGTGGCCCTGATCACCACCGGCGACGAGCTGATCGCCGCCGGCCAGGTCTGGCGGCCGGGCGCCGTCTACGACAGCAGCGGCCCGATGCTGCGCACCTTGCTGGCCGGCCAGGGCTGCGAGGTGCTCGATCTCGGCCCGGTGCTCGACACCCCCGAGGCGCTGGCCGCGGTGCTCGCCGAGGCCCGCGACACTGCTGACCTGGTGCTTTGCACCGGTGGCGTCTCGGTGGGCGAGGAGGATCACGTGCGCCCGGTGCTGGAGCGTCTCGGCGGCATCGCCTTCCACGGCGTGGCCATGAAGCCCGGCAAGCCCTTCGCCCTGGGCTGGCTCGGCGCCTCCCGGGAGGCCGGGACGCCGCTGATCGGCCTGCCCGGCAACCCGGTGGCCTCGCTGGTGGGCTGGCAGCTGCTGGCGCTGCCCTTCGTCCACGGGTGCCAGGGGCGCGCCCCCGCGCCGCTCGAGCGCTTCCCGGTCGCGGCCGGCTTCTCGCGCCGGGCGAGCCGGGGGCGCCGCGAGCTGCTGCGGGTGGTGCTGGACTGGCGCGCCGGCGCGCCCGTGGCGCGGCTGGCCGGTGGCCAGGGCTCGCATATGCTCGGCGCCGCCAGCCAGGCCCACGGCTACCTGATCATCGACGCCGACACGCCCGTGGAGGAGGGGCTCGCCTATGGCTACTGTCCCGGCGCCCAGTTCCTCGACTGAGCCGCTGCTGCGGCCGCGCCAGCTCCGCGAGCTGGTGCGCGGGGTGCCCTGGCTCAGCGGCCTCGACGACGAGGCCCTCGAGGGGCTGCTCCAGGATGCCGGGGTACGCACCCTGGCGAGCCGCGAGTGGCTGTTCCGCCAGGACGCCCCGGCGCGGCGGGTCTACATCGTGATCAACGGCCTGGTGCGCCTGGTGCGCAGCGGCCGCGACGGCCGGCTGGCGACCATCCGCTGCGTCGAGCGCGGCGGCACCCTGGGCGAGCTGAGCATGGTCTCGGGGCCGGGGAGCTACCTCTACTGCGCCGAGGCGCTGCGGCGCACCCAGGTGCTGGCAATTCCCGCCGCGCGCTGCCGCGAGATCCTCGATCGCCACCCCGACTGCCGGGCCGAGTTCATGAGCCGCCTGGCCCTGGAACTCACCGACCGCCTCGAGGACCTGGCCCTGCTCACCCAGGCGGACGCCATGTCGCGGCTGGTCAGCTATCTTCTCCGCCAGCTGCCCGCCGGCCATCTCGTGGGGCAGCAGGTGGTACGCCTGACCATCCCCAAGCGCTGGCTGGCCGCCCAGCTCGCCATGACTCCGGAGACCCTCTCGCGCCTGCTGGCCAGGCTACGCGAGGAGGGCGTCATCACCATCGATCGCCAGCGCCTGGTCGTGCTCGACGAGCACGCGCTGCGCGACTTCATGCTGGACGACGACTGACGCGAGATCCGTCGTCCGGGGAGGCCGCATGTCCCGTACCGCCAACCGATCCCGTCCCCTGATCTACGCCTGCTCGGGCTGCTCCGACGTGGCCCAGCTCGCCAACGAGGTCGCCCTGCGCCTGGACCACCGGCGCGACGCCGAGATGTCCTGCATCGCCGGGGTGGGCGGCGGCGTGCCGGGCCTGGTTCGCACCGCCCGTTCGGGCCGTCCCATCGTGGCCATCGACGGCTGTCAGATGCACTGCGCCGAGCACTGCCTGGCCAACGCCGACGTCGCGCCCACCGAGCACGTGCGGCTCTACGAGCAGGGCCTGAAGAAGCGCAAGGGCCGGCGCTACGACGAGGCGACCATCGCCGCGGTCACCG includes the following:
- a CDS encoding Crp/Fnr family transcriptional regulator: MATVPAPSSSTEPLLRPRQLRELVRGVPWLSGLDDEALEGLLQDAGVRTLASREWLFRQDAPARRVYIVINGLVRLVRSGRDGRLATIRCVERGGTLGELSMVSGPGSYLYCAEALRRTQVLAIPAARCREILDRHPDCRAEFMSRLALELTDRLEDLALLTQADAMSRLVSYLLRQLPAGHLVGQQVVRLTIPKRWLAAQLAMTPETLSRLLARLREEGVITIDRQRLVVLDEHALRDFMLDDD
- a CDS encoding putative zinc-binding protein, which gives rise to MSRTANRSRPLIYACSGCSDVAQLANEVALRLDHRRDAEMSCIAGVGGGVPGLVRTARSGRPIVAIDGCQMHCAEHCLANADVAPTEHVRLYEQGLKKRKGRRYDEATIAAVTERVGELIAQLPVNAET
- the glp gene encoding gephyrin-like molybdotransferase Glp translates to MNCGCADVVTPGLLDLFEARDRMVRAARPIAGLEGVALEAAAGRVLAEPARATLDMPGVDNSAMDGYALRLDDLAAAGGGLSVVQRIPAGAGVQRLAEGGCARIFTGASVPLGADAVVPQERVWVGDDGRVRFPAEIAAGANIRRRGEESRAGDNLLAAGTRLTAAAIALLAGQGIASVTVHRRLRVALITTGDELIAAGQVWRPGAVYDSSGPMLRTLLAGQGCEVLDLGPVLDTPEALAAVLAEARDTADLVLCTGGVSVGEEDHVRPVLERLGGIAFHGVAMKPGKPFALGWLGASREAGTPLIGLPGNPVASLVGWQLLALPFVHGCQGRAPAPLERFPVAAGFSRRASRGRRELLRVVLDWRAGAPVARLAGGQGSHMLGAASQAHGYLIIDADTPVEEGLAYGYCPGAQFLD